In the genome of Chrysemys picta bellii isolate R12L10 chromosome 17, ASM1138683v2, whole genome shotgun sequence, one region contains:
- the LOC135976369 gene encoding myb/SANT-like DNA-binding domain-containing protein 2 produces the protein MESQDRKRAPAWTEREVRDLLAIWGDESVLAELRSSKRNGKVLEKVSKAMKDRGHNRDTQQCRVKIKELRQAYHKAREANGRSGAEPQTCRFYAELHAILGGAATTTPTVCYDSVNGETHRDDGSGNEEDEDGGTVGSSQQQESGETGFPNSQDMFVTLDLEPVTPELTQDPQGTQETSAANVSPSQRLVNIRKRKRRTRDDMFTELQMSSHADRAQQNAWRQSMSDMRKAQYEREERWRAEWWDEKSKWRAEDDRWRQLADRWQESMLRLLEHQTDMLERMVELQERQQEQRPPLQPLFNQQPSSPSSIASSPRRPRTRWGGPPSTQSLHPR, from the exons atggagtcccaggatcgcaaaagagctccagcatggaccgaacgggaggtacgggatctgctcgccatatggggagatgaatcagtgctagctgaactccgtagcagtaaaagaaatggcaaagtattagaaaaggtctccaaggccatgaaggaccgaggccataacagggacacacagcagtgccgcgtgaaaattaaggagctacggcaagcctaccacaaagccagagaagcaaacggaaggtccggggcagagccgcaaacatgtcgcttctacgcggagctgcatgccattctagggggtgcagccaccactaccccaaccgtgtgctatgactccgtcaatggagaaacacacagggatgacggttcggggaacgaggaagatgaggatggaggtactgtaggtagctcacagcagcaagaaagcggagaaaccggtttccccaacagccaggatatgtttgtgaccctggacctggaaccagtaacccccgaactcacccaagaccctcagggcacacaggagacctctg ctgcaaatgtttctccttcgcagaggctagtgaacattagaaagagaaaacgtaggacacgggacgatatgttcacggagctgcagatgtcctcccacgctgatagagcacagcagaatgcgtggaggcagtcaatgtcggacatgagaaaagcacaatatgaacgagaggagaggtggcgggctgaatggtgggatgaaaagagcaagtggcgggctgaagacgataggtggcgtcagcttgcagacagatggcaagagtcaatgctccgtctgctggagcatcaaactgatatgctcgagcgtatggttgagctgcaggaaaggcagcaggagcagagaccgccactacagcccctgtttaaccaacagccctcctccccaagttccatagcctcctcacccagacgcccaagaacacggtggggggggcctccgtccacccagtcactccaccccagatga